The Aphis gossypii isolate Hap1 chromosome 3, ASM2018417v2, whole genome shotgun sequence genome includes a region encoding these proteins:
- the LOC114128845 gene encoding LOW QUALITY PROTEIN: ATP-binding cassette sub-family C member 4-like (The sequence of the model RefSeq protein was modified relative to this genomic sequence to represent the inferred CDS: inserted 1 base in 1 codon) yields MDATNKEEKQHNPRSEANIFGIITFSWIFEIVKKGLKQDLNFIDLYKNLNEDSSELLGNKLQKLWNNELINSEKKNQKPSFLNTLFKMFGSTFMFWGIYIAILEISLNISIGTIVGHIISHFESSSADNSIRMYLLIGLVILLVMRIVTFCIYEMAAAHLGMKIRIATSNLIYKKALRLKVSSMNQISTGQILNLISNDLSRFDFGIILLSFLWIGPIETAVVTYFLWQEVSVSSLFGVSTLVMFIPLQLWLGSKKSEIILKSAKRTDERVHLMNEIILGLRAIKMYTWEPFFDNIAKSYRKKEINEIKKSFYINGISYSFIIFNTRLALFVTLFAYILIGNNLTASKVFVITSYYYILQRLIQLFLPSIGVSAESLVSVKRIEDFLLKEEKNRQPNNIIKTTAGTTHKTINEKINDENGTEQLSRFGVTFINVSAKWTASQANNTLENIHLTIKPNRLVAIVGPVGAGKSSLLQAILQELPLIKGSISVRGVVSYASQEPWLFAGSVKQNILFGSPMDKKRYDKVIEVCALMLDLEQFPHGDRTIVGEKGISLSGGQKSRINLARAIYKQADIYLLDDPLSAVDTEVGKHLFEKCINDYLKEKTCILITHQIQYLINVEHIVIMENAKILAEGSYKQLRESGSYFTKNIEYSSETSILSSVIDKTSADIVVKYSTNEGSQKQNLNPVTSSIKEIKTINKEHTSQPVELVETHSTKNNALGVFFKYIFSGGNYFKVLALILFCILTQVLSSGADYWITDWIHLEENVFQTINSSKSINSSATVLSDESLTSFNASRKSCVIIFAGLIFLIIIIAFLQSALFVSVCTEASMTLHNRMFFSITRATMDFLSKTPTGRILNRFSKDIGSIDEXLPFSLTNCIQIILLTIGNITVVGIVNPYLILPSIVLVIFFFKIKKYFMKTIQNITRLEGVARSPIYTHVTSSLQGLATIRAFNVEETLIQEFTIHQDLHSSAWYLFLALSRAFGFWLNIGGMIYISVVIFFLILLSDDTNKRYVGLTVSQVILMSTMFQWVMRHTADLENHMTYVERVLEYTNVPQEAVFETTPDKLPSIDWPSHGKIIFKRFYLRYSCNSPFVLNNLNIEIKAAEKIGIVGRTGAGKSSLISALFRLAFNEGQIFIDDIEIHELGLHDLRSKISIIPQEPVLFSGTMRNNLDPFNEYPDHVLWNALDEVELKNVVEDFSDGLNTKISEGGTNFSVGQRQLVCLARAIIRNNKILVLDEATANVDVQTDSLIQNTIRNKFRECTVLTIAHRLNTVIDSDKILVMNTGMVVEFDHPYILLKNKDGYFHKLVEQTGQSTAQSLKTLAYESYCKGQMPNGQQLSSINEDED; encoded by the exons ATGGATGCAACgaataaagaagaaaaacaacACAATCCTAGATCAGAAGCTAACATTTTCggaataattacttttag TtggatttttgaaattgtcaaaaaaggattaaaacaagatttaaatttcatcgaTTTATACAAGAATTTGAATGAAGACTCTTCAGAGTTATTgggaaataaattacaaaa acTATGGAATAATGAGTTGATAAACTCtgagaaaaaaaaccaaaagcCAAGTTTTTTGAAtacgttatttaaaatgtttggatCAACATTCATGTTTTGGGGAATTTATATAGCAATACTAGAAATtagtttaaa caTTAGCATCGGAACTATCGTTGGACATATTATCTCACATTTTGAAAGTAGTTCAGCAGATAACTCAATAAGgatgtatttattgattgGTCTAGTCATACTTCTAGTAATGAGAATAGTTACTTTTTGTATTTACGAAATGGCAGCTGCACATCTAGGCATGAAAATTAGAATAGCAACGTCCAATCTAATTTACAAGAAG gcACTTCGACTCAAAGTAAGTTCTATGAACCAAATCTCTACTGgccaaatattaaacttaatttcaaACGATTTAAGTCGATTTGACTTtggaattatacttttatcatttttgtggATTGGACCGATAGAAACTGCTGTAGTGACGTACTTTTTGTGGCAAGAAGTTAGTGTCTCATCATTATTTGGAGTATCCACATTGGTTATGTTTATACCATTACAAT TATGGTTAGGATCAAAAAAgtctgaaattatattaaaatctgcCAAAAGAACTGACGAACGAGTTCATCTCatgaatgaaataattttaggcTTACGagcgataaaaatgtatacatggGAACcattttttgacaatattgCAAAATCTTATAGGAA aaaagaaATCAACgagattaaaaaatcattttatatcaaCGGAATATCATactcgtttattatttttaacactagACTAGCATTGTTTGTAACATTGTTTGCATACATATTAAttggaaataatttaactgcatcaaaa gtatttgtaataacttcgtattattatattttgcaaagATTGATACAACTCTTTCTACCGTCCATAGGTGTTAGTGCTGAATCACTTGTCTCAGTTAAAAGAATCGag gattttcttttaaaagaaGAAAAGAATAGACAACCaaacaacattataaaaacaacagcTGGTACTACACACAAAACTATTAATGAGAAGATTAACGATGAAAATGGCACTGAACAGTTAAGTCGTTTCGgagtaacatttattaatgtttctgCCAAGTGGACAGCCTCTCAAGCAAACAACactttagaaaatatacatttaactataaaacctAATCGATTAGTCGCAATAGTTGGTCCAGTTGGAGCCGGaaaa AGTTCATTATTACAAGCCATTCTACAAGAATTACCACTAATAAAAGGCAGTATATCTGTACGTGGAGTAGTATCATACGCGTCGCAAGAACCGTGGTTATTTGCAGGTTccgttaaacaaaatattctatttggaTCTCCTATGGACAAAAAACGATATGATAAA GTTATAGAAGTGTGTGCTTTAATGCTAGATTTGGAGCAGTTTCCTCATGGCGATAGAACAATTGTTGGTGAGAAGGGCATTTCTCTTAGTGGAGGTCAAAAATCAAGAATAAATTTAGcaag GGCAATATACAAACAagcagatatttatttattggatgATCCTTTATCAGCAGTAGACACAGAAGTgggaaaacatttatttgaaaaatgcataaatG ATTATCTTAAAGAAAAGACATGCATACTCATAACTCATCAAatacaatacttaataaatgtaGAGCATATTGTCATAATGGAAaac gcaAAAATATTGGCAGAAGGTTCATATAAACAACTGCGGGAATCAGGTTCATActtcacaaaaaatattgaatattcatCAGAAACGTCAATTTTAAGTAGTGTGATTGATAAAACCAGTGCCGATATCGTAGTAAAATATTCTACGAATGAAGGCTCTCAAAAGCAAAATTTAAATCCAGTCACTTCATCTATAAAagaaatcaaaacaattaataaagaaCACACGTCGCAACCGGTCGAATTAGTGGAAACGCattctactaaaaataatgcgttgggtgttttttttaagtatattttttcgggtggaaactattttaaagtattagctttaattttgttttgcatTCTCACACAAGTACTATCGTCAGGTGCAGATTACTGGATAACTGATTG GATTCATTTGGAAGAAAACGTTTTTCAAACGATAAATTCTTCGAAGTCAATCAATTCATCTGCAACCGTTTTATCTGATGAATCATTGACATCGTTTAATGCATCGAGAAAATCATGTGTTATCATATTTGCAGGGCTGATAttcttgattataattattgcattCCTCCAATCAGCTTTATTTGTATCCGTATGCACTGAAGCATCTATGACTTTGCATAATCGCATGTTCTTTTCGATAACTAGAGCAACAATGGATTTTCTGAGTAAAACACCAACGG gacGAATACTCAATCGATTTTCAAAGGATATAGGATCCATTGATG AATTACCTTTTTCTCTCACTAATTGTATACAA attatattgtTGACGATAGGAAATATAACTGTAGTTGGAATTGTAAATCCCTATCTGATACTACCGTCAAtcgttttagtaatatttttttttaaaataaaaaaatattttatgaaaacaattcaaaatataacacgTTTAGAAGGTGTTG CGCGAAGTCCTATATACACTCATGTTACTTCATCGCTTCAAGGATTAGCAACAATAAGAGCGTTTAATGTAGAAGAAACTCTAATCCAAGAATTTACCATTCATCAA GATTTACATTCATCGGCTTGGTATTTGTTTCTGGCTTTAAGTAGGGCGTTTGGTTTTTGGTTGAATATAGGTGGCATGATCTATATAagtgttgtaatattttttcttatactgCTTAGCGATG aTACAAATAAGAGATATGTTGGACTGACCGTCTCACAAGTCATCTTAATGTCGACCATGTTCCAATGGGTAATGCGGCATACAGCAGACTTGGAAAATCATATGACGTATGTAGAAAGAGTTCTAGAATATACAAATGTGCCACAAGAAGCAGTCTTTGAAACAACTCC agataAATTACCGTCAATAGACTGGCCTAGTcatggtaaaattattttcaaaagattTTATCTACGTTATTCTTGCAACTCgccatttgttttaaataatctcaACATCGAAATTAAAGCAGctgaaaaa ataggAATTGTCGGAAGAACTGGTGCGGGAAAATCATCTTTGATTTCAGCATTGTTTAGATTAGCTTTTAACGAAGGTCAAATCTTCATCGATGACATAGAAATTCACGAATTGGGATTACATGACTTGCGATCCAAAATTTCCATTATACCTCAAGAACCAGTTTTGTTTTCAGGAACAATGAGAAACAATTTAGATCCATTTAATGAATACCCAGATCATGTTCTTTGGAATGCTTTAGATGAA GTAGAACTCAAAAACGTTGTGGAAGATTTTTCTGATGGcctaaacacaaaaatatcagAAGGTGGAACTAATTTCAGTGTTGGACAAAGACAATTAGTATGTTTGGCTAGAGCaattatacgaaataataaaatactcgtGTTAGACGAAGCCACTGCAAATGTTGATGTTCA
- the LOC114128839 gene encoding LOW QUALITY PROTEIN: ATP-binding cassette sub-family C member 4-like (The sequence of the model RefSeq protein was modified relative to this genomic sequence to represent the inferred CDS: substituted 1 base at 1 genomic stop codon) has translation MDATNKEEKQHNPRSEANILGIITFSWIFEIVKKGLKQDLNFIDLYKNLNEDSSELLGNKLQKLWNNELINSEKKNQKPSFLNTLFKMFGSTFMFWGIYITIMEIILSLSIAIIVGHIIAHFETNLADNSNGIYLLIGLVIVLVLRIIVFCGHDMVTAHLGMKIRIATCNLIYKKALRLKVNDLDQTSNGQILNLISNDVNRFDESIVCLPFLWIGPIEAAVVTYFMWQEVSVSSLLGIATLIMFIPLQLWLGSKISEIRLTTAKKTDERVNLMNEIISALQMIKMYTWESFFDSIAKYSRKKEIKAIKKSSYINRILSAFFYFNTRLVLFVTLFTYILLGNYITASKVFIITSYYDILKRGLIVTIPVAISSGAELLVTVKRIEDFLLKEEKNRQPNNFMKATAGTTNKTINEKINDENGTEQLSRFGVTFINVSAKWTASQANNTLENIHLIIKPNRLVAIVGQVGAGKSSLLQAILXELPLIKGSISVRGVVSYASQEPWLFAGSVKQNILFGSPMDKKRYDKVIEVCALKLDLEQFSHGDRTIVGEKGISLSGGQKSRINLARAIYKQADIYLLDDPLSAVDTEVGKHLFEKCINDYLKEKTCILITHQIQYLINVEHIVIMENAKILAEGSYKQLRESGSYFTKNIEYSSETSILSNVIDKTSADIVVKYSTNEGSQKQNLNPVTSSIKEIKTINKEHTSQLVELVETHSTKNNALGVFFKYIFSGGNYFKVLALISFCILTQVLSSGADYWITDWIHLEENVFQTINSSKSINSSATVLSDELLTSFSASRKSCIIIFVVLTFSIIITAVVQSTLFVSVCTEASMSLHNRMFISITRATMDFLSKTPTGRILNRFSKDLGLVDEMLPSILVRFLQIGMSTIGIVTVIGIVNPYLILPSIVFVIFFLKIKKYFMKTIQNITRLEGVARSPMYTHVTSSLQGLATIRAFNVEETLIQEFTIHQDLHSSAWYLFVALNRAFGFWLNMGGMIYTSIVIFSLLLLSNAGNGRYVGLTITQVIVLSGLFQWVMRVATDLENQMTSVERVLEYSDVPQESAFETNPDKLPPIDWPSHGQIIFKRFYLRYACDATLVLNNLNINIEGAEKIGIVGRTGAGKSSLISALFRLAFNEGQVFIDDIEIHELGLHDLRSKMSIIPQEPLLFSGTIRNNLDPFNEYPDHILWKSLDEVELKNVVEDLSDGLNSKISEGGSNFSVGQRQLVCLARAIIRNNKILVLDEATANVDAQTDSLIQNTIRNKFRECTVLTIAHRLNTVIDSDKILVMNAGTVVEFDHPYILLKNKDGYFHKLVEQTGQSTAQSLMTLAYESYCKGQMPNGQQLSSINEDED, from the exons ATGGATGCAACgaataaagaagaaaaacaacACAATCCTAGATCAGAAGCTAACATACTTggaataattacatttag TtggatttttgaaattgtcaaaaaaggattaaaacaagatttaaatttcatcgatttatacaaaaatttgaatgaaGACTCTTCAGAGTTATTGggaaacaaattacaaaa acTATGGAATAATGAGTTGATAAACTCtgagaaaaaaaaccaaaagcCAAGTTTTTTGAAtacgttatttaaaatgtttggatCAACATTCATGTTTTGGggaatttatataacaataatggaaattattttgag CTTAAGCATAGCAATTATTGTTGGACATATTATTGCACATTTTGAAACTAATCTAGCAGATAACTCAAACgggatatatttattgattggtTTAGTCATAGTTCTAGTTTTAaggataattgttttttgtggTCACGATATGGTAACTGCACATCTCGGTATGAAAATTAGGATAGCAACGTGTAATCTAATTTACAAGAAG GCACTTCGACTCAAAGTAAATGATTTGGATCAAACCTCTAATGgtcaaatattaaacttaatttcaaACGATGTAAATCGATTTGATGAGTCGATTGTATGTTTACCATTTTTATGGATTGGGCCAATAGAAGCAGCTGTAGTGACGTACTTCATGTGGCAAGAAGTTAGTGTGTCATCATTACTTGGTATAGCCACATTGATTATGTTCATACCATTACAat TATGGTTAGGATCAAAAATATCTGAGATTCGATTAACAACTGCCAAAAAAACGGACGAGAGAGTTAATCTAATGAACGAAATAATTTCGGCTttacaaatgataaaaatgtatacgtgGGAATCATTTTTTGACAGTATTGCAAAATATTCTAGAaa aaaagaaatcaaagcgattaaaaaatcatcgtatatcaatagaattttatctgcgtttttttattttaacacgaGATTAGTATTGTTTGTGACTCTATTCACATACATATTACTTGGAAATTATATAACTGcatcaaaa gtatttataataacttcgTATTATGACATTTTGAAAAGAGGATTGATAGTAACTATTCCAGTGGCCATAAGTTCAGGTGCTGAATTACTAGTTACAGTTAAAAGAATCGAG gattttcttttaaaagaagaaaaaaatagacaaCCAAACAACTTTATGAAAGCAACAGCTGGTACTacaaacaaaactattaatgAGAAGATTAACGATGAAAATGGCACTGAACAGTTAAGTCGTTTCGgagtaacatttattaatgtttctgCCAAGTGGACAGCCTCTCAAGCAAACAACactttagaaaatatacatttaatcataaaaccCAATCGATTAGTTGCAATAGTTGGTCAAGTTGGAGCCGGgaaa AGTTCATTATTACAAGCCATTCTATAAGAATTACCACTAATAAAAGGCAGTATATCTGTACGTGGAGTAGTATCATACGCGTCGCAAGAACCGTGGTTATTTGCAGGTTccgttaaacaaaatattttatttggatcTCCTATGGACAAAAAACGATATGATAAA GTTATAGAAGTGTGTGCTTTAAAGCTAGACTTGGAGCAGTTTTCTCATGGTGATAGAACAATTGTTGGTGAGAAGGGCATTTCTCTTAGTGGTGGTCAAAAATCAAGAATAAATTTAGcaag GGCAATATACAAACAagcagatatttatttattggatgATCCTTTATCAGCAGTAGACACAGAAGTgggaaaacatttatttgaaaaatgcataaatG atTATCTTAAAGAAAAGACATGCATACTCATAACTCATCAAatacaatacttaataaatgtaGAGCATATTGTCATAATGGAAaac gcaAAAATATTGGCAGAAGGTTCATATAAACAACTGCGGGAATCAGGTTCATActtcacaaaaaatattgaatattcatCAGAAACGTCAATTTTAAGTAATGTGATTGATAAAACCAGTGCCGATATCGTAGTAAAATATTCTACGAATGAAGGCTCTCAAAAGCAAAATTTAAATCCAGTCACTTCATCTATAAAagaaatcaaaacaattaataaagaaCACACGTCGCAACTGGTTGAATTAGTGGAAACGCattctactaaaaataatgcgttgggtgttttttttaagtatattttttcgggtggaaactattttaaagtattagcTTTAATTTCGTTTTGCATTCTCACACAAGTACTATCGTCAGGTGCAGATTACTGGATAACTGATTG GATTCATTTGGAAGAAAACGTTTTTCAAACGATAAATTCTTCGAAGTCAATCAATTCATCTGCAACCGTTTTATCTGATGAATTATTAACATCGTTTAGTGCATCGAGAAAATcatgtattatcatttttgttgTGCTGACATTCTCGATTATAATTACTGCAGTAGTCCAATCCACTTTATTTGTATCCGTATGTACTGAGGCATCTATGTCTTTGCATAACCGTATGTTCATTTCAATAACTAGAGCAACAATGGATTTTCTGAGTAAAACACCAAcgg gGCGTATTCTCAATAGATTTTCAAAAGATTTAGGTCTTGTCGATGAAATGTTACCTTCTATATTAGTTCGTTTTTTACAA attggAATGAGTACGATAGGAATAGTAACAGTAATTGGAATTGTAAATCCCTATTTGATACTACCGtcaattgtttttgtaatattttttttaaaaataaaaaaatattttatgaaaacaattcaaaatataacacgTTTAGAAGGTGTTG CACGAAGTCCTATGTACACTCATGTTACTTCATCGCTTCAAGGATTAGCAACAATAAGAGCGTTTAATGTAGAAGAAACTCTAATCCAAGAGTTTACCATCCATCAa GATTTACATTCATCGGCTTGGTATTTGTTTGTGGCTTTAAATAGGGCGTTTGGTTTTTGGTTGAATATGGGTGGCATGATCTATAcaagtattgttatattttctctTTTACTGCTTAGCAAtg caGGAAATGGAAGATATGTTGGACTGACTATCACACAAGTAATCGTATTGTCAGGTTTGTTTCAATGGGTAATGAGGGTTGCAACAGACTTGGAAAACCAAATGACGTCAGTAGAAAGAGTTTTAGAATATTCAGATGTTCCACAAGAATCAGCTTTTGAAACAAATCCCG ataaattaccTCCAATAGACTGGCCGAGCCATGgccaaattattttcaaaagattttatttacgtTATGCTTGCGACGCgacattagttttaaataatctcaACATCAACATTGAAGGAGCcgaaaaa ATTGGAATCGTTGGAAGAACTGGTGCAGGAAAATCATCGTTGATTTCAGCTTTGTTTAGATTAGCTTTTAATGAAGGTCAAGTCTTCATTGATGATATAGAAATTCACGAATTGGGATTACATGACTTGCGATCCAAAATGTCCATAATACCTCAAGAACCACTTTTATTTTCAGGAACAATAAGAAACAATTTAGATCCATTTAATGAATACCCAGATCATATTCTTTGGAAATCATTAgatgaa gtAGAACTCAAAAACGTTGTAGAAGATTTGTCTGATGGCCTAAATTCGAAAATATCAGAAGGTGGATCTAATTTCAGTGTTGGACAAAGACAATTAGTATGTTTGGCTAGAGCaattatacgaaataataaaatactcgtGTTAGACGAAGCCACTGCAAATGTTGATGCACA AACCGACTCTTTAATTCAAAAcactattagaaataaatttcgCGAGTGTACAGTGTTAACGATTGCTCATCGGTTGAATACAGTGATTGATTCTGACAAAATACTTGTAATGAATGCTGGCACGGTTGTCGAATTTGATCATCCATATattctattgaaaaataaagatgGATATTTCCACAAATTAGTTGAACAAACTGGACAAAGCACTGCTCAATCATTAATGACTTTGGCTTATGAA agttACTGTAAAGGACAGATGCCAAACGGACAACAATTGTCAAGTATTAACGAAGACGaagattaa